One window of Desulfovulcanus ferrireducens genomic DNA carries:
- a CDS encoding lysophospholipid acyltransferase family protein: MQELLYNLLFLSGQHLSFQGCARFGRAIGRLLWLMLPGRKDYAVQTIAERLDLDRLQAKKLALSSFEQTGQSFLEIFLTRKVDFRFWQENLIIHDQESLSLIRNTKRPVVAVSAHLGAWELMAGLMKLFMHPRPSQIVVRLPKDRALGNLIKHQRSQSGVEIIEHRRAAPRVLRCLKRGGASAFLVDHNCLQNEAIFIPFLNKKAAVNMGPALLALRGKALVWPAFLVRLPGHKYKFYSFSPLDTRELEGSRQEQIAQIARFYTQKVEQMVKKYPEQWFWMHKRWKTRPKPLDITD, translated from the coding sequence ATGCAGGAACTTCTTTACAATCTTTTATTCTTATCAGGCCAACACTTAAGTTTTCAGGGCTGCGCAAGATTTGGCAGGGCAATCGGTCGACTTTTATGGCTTATGTTGCCTGGCAGAAAGGATTACGCTGTCCAAACTATAGCTGAAAGGCTCGATCTGGATAGGCTTCAGGCCAAAAAATTAGCCCTGTCCAGCTTTGAGCAAACAGGCCAGTCATTTTTAGAAATTTTTCTCACACGCAAAGTCGATTTCAGGTTCTGGCAGGAAAATTTGATTATCCATGACCAGGAAAGTTTATCCCTGATACGAAATACCAAGCGACCCGTTGTGGCTGTAAGCGCTCATTTAGGGGCTTGGGAACTGATGGCAGGTCTTATGAAACTGTTTATGCACCCAAGACCTAGCCAGATTGTAGTCCGTTTGCCCAAAGATAGGGCACTTGGAAACCTAATTAAGCATCAGCGTAGTCAGAGTGGGGTGGAAATTATTGAACATCGGCGGGCAGCTCCTCGGGTGTTGCGTTGTTTAAAAAGGGGAGGAGCAAGTGCTTTTTTGGTTGATCACAATTGTCTGCAAAATGAAGCCATTTTTATTCCCTTTTTAAACAAAAAAGCAGCGGTAAATATGGGACCGGCCCTTTTAGCCTTGCGGGGCAAAGCTTTGGTATGGCCTGCATTTCTAGTGCGCCTTCCAGGGCATAAATATAAATTTTATTCATTTTCGCCTCTGGATACAAGAGAGTTAGAGGGCTCAAGACAGGAACAAATTGCCCAAATTGCCCGGTTTTATACCCAGAAAGTGGAACAAATGGTCAAGAAATACCCTGAGCAATGGTTCTGGATGCATAAACGCTGGAAAACAAGGCCAAAACCCCTGGATATAACCGACTAA
- a CDS encoding lysophospholipid acyltransferase family protein → MKISPEKIAPILSFLVKFWSKTLNYSRVSYKPVQATRQKQPVVFALWHNELFPLCYLHRHEGVIAVVSASQDGELLAQVLKRFGFNLARGSSSRQGLRALLMAAKMMNNLKKDAVFTVDGPRGPRHKVKKGAIFLAARNKVPIVPVRVKMSRAYVFNRAWDKFQLPLPLSSCEVIYGQPYLVPENFDPEFLEQEALKLENKLKSLVV, encoded by the coding sequence ATGAAGATTTCACCCGAAAAAATTGCTCCGATTCTTTCATTCCTGGTCAAATTCTGGTCAAAGACTTTGAATTATTCCAGGGTGTCCTATAAACCTGTTCAGGCCACAAGGCAAAAACAACCTGTTGTCTTTGCCTTGTGGCATAATGAATTATTTCCCCTTTGCTATCTGCACCGTCATGAAGGCGTTATAGCTGTTGTAAGCGCTAGCCAGGACGGAGAACTTTTGGCCCAGGTTTTAAAACGCTTTGGCTTTAATCTGGCCCGCGGTTCTAGTTCCAGGCAAGGACTTAGAGCATTGCTTATGGCCGCAAAGATGATGAATAATCTCAAAAAAGACGCTGTCTTTACAGTAGATGGGCCCAGAGGGCCAAGGCATAAGGTGAAAAAGGGGGCTATTTTCCTGGCAGCCAGAAATAAGGTGCCCATTGTGCCGGTTCGGGTAAAAATGAGCCGGGCTTATGTTTTTAATAGGGCCTGGGATAAATTTCAGTTACCTCTGCCTTTGTCCTCGTGCGAAGTCATATATGGTCAACCATACCTGGTCCCTGAAAATTTTGATCCTGAATTTTTGGAACAAGAGGCGTTAAAGTTAGAGAATAAGTTAAAAAGTTTAGTCGTTTAG
- the yedF gene encoding sulfurtransferase-like selenium metabolism protein YedF, which produces MSEKILHCQGLPCPQPVLKCKQALEEEKPEKLIVYVDNEPAKENVTRFLNMQNYKLLATEKKGNDWLIVATCTPQEQKTDDLSEQKSKPEPKTSQGELKTLIFITKDKIGMGDDQLGHKLMVNFLATLPEMDKLWRIILVNSGVKLATDNSPVLESLQQLEQAGVSILVCGTCLDFFQLLDQKRVGQTTNMLDVVTSLQLADKVITI; this is translated from the coding sequence ATGAGTGAAAAAATTTTGCACTGTCAGGGCTTACCCTGCCCGCAACCGGTTTTAAAGTGTAAACAGGCTTTAGAGGAAGAAAAGCCAGAAAAGCTCATTGTCTATGTGGACAATGAACCAGCTAAAGAAAATGTAACCAGATTTTTAAACATGCAAAACTATAAACTGCTGGCTACTGAAAAAAAAGGGAATGACTGGCTGATTGTCGCCACATGTACTCCCCAGGAGCAAAAAACTGACGACCTTTCTGAACAAAAGAGCAAGCCAGAACCAAAAACATCGCAAGGCGAGCTCAAGACCCTTATCTTCATAACCAAAGATAAAATCGGGATGGGTGATGACCAATTAGGCCATAAATTAATGGTCAACTTTCTGGCTACCTTACCTGAAATGGATAAGCTATGGCGAATTATTTTAGTTAATTCAGGGGTTAAGCTGGCCACTGACAATAGCCCGGTGCTTGAGTCTTTGCAGCAACTTGAGCAGGCAGGTGTGTCAATTTTAGTATGTGGAACATGTCTTGATTTTTTTCAACTCCTGGATCAAAAGAGGGTCGGACAGACCACGAATATGCTTGATGTGGTCACCAGCCTTCAACTAGCGGATAAAGTCATAACCATTTAA
- a CDS encoding menaquinone biosynthetic enzyme MqnA/MqnD family protein, which produces MSEETIKIGQISYLNIWPIFYYLKRLPFKDKIRYISGHPAWLNQILQKKELDLSPSSSFEYLAYAEQYKLLPCLSISAQKKVQSVIFCSPVELEDLSAYLQKEKEIFLSEASATSVALLKVLWTFAWHLPQPEWRAIPPGKGMQTNKPFLEIGDKALEIYLNPPPGWVVIDLAQAWYEFTSLPFVFAVWIVNKDLSLAQKKTVHLLCAELAEIKQKIRSNLKHLASIYPKQSFTEEQVVNYWQLMDYDLDFKHMASLVLFGQYLTKLGLISGVPVLDWMD; this is translated from the coding sequence ATGTCTGAAGAAACAATTAAAATTGGCCAGATTTCTTATTTAAATATCTGGCCAATTTTTTATTATTTAAAAAGGCTCCCTTTTAAAGATAAGATACGTTATATCTCTGGGCACCCTGCCTGGCTAAACCAGATTTTGCAAAAAAAAGAACTGGATCTTTCTCCATCTTCATCCTTTGAGTATCTGGCTTATGCCGAACAATATAAACTATTGCCCTGCTTAAGTATCAGTGCCCAAAAAAAAGTACAGAGCGTCATTTTCTGCTCGCCGGTAGAGCTTGAAGACCTTTCCGCTTATTTACAAAAAGAAAAAGAAATTTTTTTGAGTGAGGCCTCGGCAACCTCTGTGGCGCTGTTAAAAGTTTTATGGACCTTTGCCTGGCACCTGCCTCAGCCTGAGTGGCGGGCAATTCCTCCTGGCAAGGGGATGCAGACAAACAAACCATTTTTAGAGATAGGAGATAAGGCGTTAGAGATCTATCTCAATCCCCCTCCGGGATGGGTGGTTATTGATTTGGCCCAGGCCTGGTATGAATTTACAAGTCTTCCTTTTGTCTTTGCTGTTTGGATCGTCAATAAAGACTTAAGCTTGGCACAAAAAAAGACTGTTCATTTATTGTGTGCAGAACTTGCCGAAATAAAACAAAAGATCAGGTCAAATTTGAAGCATTTAGCCTCTATTTACCCGAAACAAAGTTTTACCGAAGAACAGGTAGTTAATTACTGGCAGTTGATGGATTATGACCTGGACTTTAAGCACATGGCGAGTCTGGTTCTATTTGGACAATACTTAACTAAACTAGGCCTGATTTCAGGTGTGCCCGTTCTGGACTGGATGGATTAA